In bacterium, one genomic interval encodes:
- a CDS encoding CoA transferase, translated as MKLLEGIQVLDLTNVLSGPFATLHLALAGADVIKIENPKDGDLARKLGCVPKYNQMLMGTSFLAQNANKRSLTLNLKMAAAKQIFKELVITSDIVVENFRPDVMGRLGLSYQTLSEINPRLIYCAISGFGQTGPDALKPAYDQIIQGLSGEMAINGDERLNPLRTGFPICDTVGGLNAAFAIMGALYHRERTGDGQFIDVALLDSIMPLMGWVVANWMIGGQHPVMMGNENFTAAPSGVFRAKDGFMNIAANKQEQWEALADVLGVAELKTDPRFQERDNRKKNRAELTPLLEAKLTEREGAFWVEALNKKDVPAGLILPLEQALDQPQVKHRDTFSKVHVDGIGDMELFNMTAKFSKTPGTADQPPPKLGEHTDTILRDLGYSDERIAQLRADQAI; from the coding sequence ATGAAACTACTGGAAGGCATTCAAGTTCTCGATTTGACCAACGTGCTCTCCGGGCCTTTCGCGACGTTGCATCTGGCGCTGGCAGGCGCGGATGTCATCAAGATTGAGAATCCTAAGGACGGGGATTTAGCGCGCAAGCTCGGATGCGTGCCGAAGTACAATCAGATGTTGATGGGTACGAGCTTTCTGGCACAAAATGCCAACAAGCGCTCCCTGACCCTGAATCTCAAGATGGCCGCGGCGAAGCAGATCTTCAAGGAATTGGTGATTACTTCTGATATCGTAGTCGAGAACTTCCGACCCGACGTAATGGGGCGCCTTGGTCTCTCCTATCAAACGCTTAGCGAGATTAATCCACGCCTCATCTATTGTGCCATCTCCGGCTTCGGTCAAACCGGACCCGACGCGCTGAAACCTGCATATGATCAGATCATTCAGGGTCTTTCGGGTGAAATGGCGATCAACGGCGACGAGCGCCTGAACCCGCTGCGCACTGGTTTCCCGATTTGCGACACAGTTGGCGGCCTGAACGCGGCATTTGCCATTATGGGCGCGCTTTATCATCGCGAACGCACGGGCGATGGGCAGTTCATTGACGTGGCGCTGCTGGATTCGATCATGCCGCTGATGGGCTGGGTCGTGGCCAACTGGATGATCGGCGGGCAGCATCCGGTCATGATGGGCAACGAAAACTTTACTGCCGCGCCGTCGGGAGTGTTTCGCGCGAAAGATGGCTTCATGAACATTGCGGCCAACAAGCAGGAGCAGTGGGAAGCGCTGGCCGACGTGCTCGGTGTTGCGGAATTGAAAACGGATCCGCGCTTTCAAGAGCGTGACAACCGCAAGAAGAACCGTGCCGAGCTGACGCCGCTGCTCGAAGCGAAATTGACGGAGCGAGAAGGGGCGTTCTGGGTCGAAGCGCTCAACAAGAAGGACGTGCCTGCCGGATTAATCTTGCCGCTGGAACAGGCGCTCGATCAACCGCAGGTGAAGCACCGTGATACGTTTTCGAAGGTGCACGTGGACGGTATCGGCGACATGGAGCTGTTCAACATGACGGCGAAGTTCTCGAAGACACCGGGCACTGCCGACCAGCCGCCGCCGAAACTCGGCGAGCATACCGATACGATTCTACGCGACTTGGGCTATTCCGATGAACGCATCGCCCAACTTCGCGCTGACCAAGCCATATAA
- a CDS encoding isocitrate/isopropylmalate dehydrogenase family protein, with product MKRKYKIAWLPGDGVGIEVLEATRIVLDRLDFNAEYIDGDIGWEFWCREGDALPQRTMDLLNNVDAAMFGAITSKPVKLAEQELVPTLRGKGLIYRSPIVRMRQAFDLYVCLRPCKSYPGNPLNFKENIDLVVFRENTEDLYAGVEFSPVPDELRATLSKLSKPFAAFNQYQGDEFAISCKVNTKKGSTRIVRAAFEFARKMGRKKVTIVHKANVVRAVDGLFLDCAREVAADFPEITFDEANVDAIMMWLLKNPFNYDVLVAPNLYGDIVSDLCAQLVGGLGFGCSGNIGDKLGVFEPTHGSAPKYAGQYKVNPIATILSAKQMLEWLGELESAKLVEAATAAVIKEGKVRTYDMGGSNTTLEMGQAIADKLPALVTA from the coding sequence GTGAAGCGCAAATACAAAATCGCCTGGTTGCCGGGCGACGGTGTGGGCATCGAAGTGTTGGAAGCGACGCGCATCGTTTTGGACCGTCTCGATTTTAACGCCGAATACATCGACGGCGATATCGGCTGGGAATTCTGGTGCCGGGAAGGCGACGCGCTTCCGCAACGCACAATGGATCTGCTGAACAACGTGGATGCCGCGATGTTCGGCGCGATCACCTCGAAGCCTGTCAAATTGGCCGAACAGGAACTCGTTCCGACGCTGCGCGGCAAGGGGCTGATCTATCGTTCGCCGATCGTGCGCATGCGCCAGGCCTTTGATCTCTATGTTTGTTTGCGTCCGTGCAAGTCGTATCCGGGCAATCCGCTGAATTTCAAGGAGAATATTGATCTCGTCGTTTTCCGCGAGAACACGGAAGACCTTTATGCCGGTGTGGAGTTCTCGCCTGTTCCTGACGAGTTGCGCGCGACTCTGAGCAAGCTCTCCAAGCCGTTCGCCGCCTTCAATCAGTATCAGGGGGACGAGTTCGCCATCTCCTGCAAGGTGAACACGAAGAAGGGCTCGACGCGCATCGTCCGCGCCGCATTTGAATTTGCACGCAAGATGGGCCGTAAGAAAGTTACCATCGTGCACAAGGCCAACGTTGTGCGCGCTGTGGACGGTCTGTTTCTCGACTGTGCCCGCGAAGTCGCCGCCGACTTCCCGGAGATCACATTTGACGAGGCCAATGTGGATGCCATCATGATGTGGCTGCTCAAGAATCCGTTCAACTACGATGTACTTGTCGCGCCGAATCTTTACGGCGACATCGTCAGCGACTTGTGCGCACAGCTTGTGGGCGGTTTAGGCTTCGGCTGTTCGGGCAATATCGGCGATAAGCTTGGCGTCTTCGAACCGACGCACGGCTCCGCGCCGAAGTACGCCGGCCAATACAAAGTGAATCCAATCGCCACGATACTCTCGGCCAAGCAGATGCTCGAGTGGTTGGGTGAACTGGAATCGGCGAAACTGGTGGAAGCGGCAACTGCGGCCGTGATCAAAGAGGGCAAAGTGCGCACCTACGACATGGGCGGCTCGAACACGACGCTCGAAATGGGTCAAGCCATTGCTGATAAGCTGCCCGCGCTGGTGACCGCCTGA
- a CDS encoding OPT/YSL family transporter, translating into MADELPLKKMTPEELEREWYENVYRGDDMPQLTWRSVVMGSILGAFLSLQNLYVGLKTGWGLGVAITSCILSYTIWKSLRKAFPRWVTTDMSILENNAMQSTASSAGYSTGGTIVSAISAYLLVNGVHISYGLLSAWVFFLAVLGVTMAIPMKRQMINIERLRFPSGVAAAETLKSLHGVGHDGGESKTAKLLFSFGGAGIAIAAVRDWFGWLPALYNTFGSRWAMYTVQCDASMILVGAGALMGMRVCVSLLLGGVLNWCILAPMMMEDRVIGHPLPYVRSTADMQFPLTIPAGNALGLEIVKATDGYLLEDGAETTRLIYSWPQQTTYANLSQFAAALNGPRMADGSANPFYGKVRVMEPEDAYLRKRLELRVDSAMTDAIYVETTLSLMDTVTGATAAGAILALEAGSSNTQSPGGFRNIVSWSLWGGAACMVTSGLLAFIFEWRTALRAFSGLRSIFRRKEKSKTDDPMEHIEVPGTWFAGGMIIGTIGIVTLAALYFNIPVWMSLLAVVLSFFLALVACRACGETDTTPVGAMGKITQLTFGAIAPRQMNTNLMSACITAGVADSASDLLTDLKSGYVLGANARKQFLAQFAGIFIGTAVTVPAFFLVVPDVSILGSTQFPAPAAQVWASVARLLSNGFESLHPTARAALIIGGIVGLLIPMAERLFPKWQKWIPSAMGLGLAFVLPFYNALSMFVGGVIGLLYSKWRPANADQFVVASASGIIAGESLMGIFITLMGALGWL; encoded by the coding sequence GCCTCGGCGTGGCGATCACGTCGTGCATCTTGAGTTACACGATTTGGAAGTCGTTGCGCAAGGCGTTTCCGCGCTGGGTCACGACGGACATGTCTATTCTTGAGAATAACGCGATGCAGTCTACGGCATCGTCGGCGGGCTACTCAACCGGCGGCACGATTGTGTCGGCGATCAGCGCCTATCTGCTGGTCAACGGCGTGCATATCAGCTACGGACTACTCTCGGCGTGGGTGTTTTTCCTCGCCGTGCTGGGAGTAACGATGGCCATCCCGATGAAACGGCAGATGATCAATATCGAACGGCTGCGCTTTCCATCTGGTGTGGCGGCTGCTGAGACGCTTAAGAGTCTGCACGGCGTCGGGCATGACGGCGGCGAGTCAAAGACCGCGAAGCTACTCTTCAGCTTCGGCGGCGCCGGCATCGCTATTGCCGCCGTTCGGGATTGGTTCGGCTGGCTACCCGCGCTCTACAATACATTCGGTTCTCGATGGGCGATGTACACCGTGCAATGCGACGCGAGCATGATTCTGGTCGGCGCGGGTGCGCTAATGGGCATGCGAGTCTGTGTGAGCCTCTTGCTCGGCGGCGTGCTGAATTGGTGCATACTCGCGCCGATGATGATGGAAGACCGGGTTATCGGCCATCCGCTCCCGTACGTGCGTTCGACCGCCGATATGCAATTCCCGCTGACGATTCCTGCCGGCAATGCGCTGGGTCTGGAAATTGTCAAGGCCACGGACGGATATTTACTTGAAGATGGCGCAGAAACGACTCGCCTGATCTATTCGTGGCCGCAACAGACGACGTACGCGAACTTGAGCCAGTTCGCGGCCGCGTTGAACGGGCCGCGTATGGCGGATGGCTCGGCCAATCCCTTCTATGGCAAGGTGCGTGTCATGGAGCCGGAAGACGCATATTTGCGCAAGCGCCTTGAACTGCGCGTTGACAGCGCGATGACGGATGCGATCTACGTGGAGACGACGCTGTCACTCATGGACACCGTCACCGGTGCTACGGCCGCGGGAGCAATTCTGGCCCTCGAAGCCGGTTCAAGCAACACGCAGTCACCAGGCGGTTTCCGTAATATCGTGTCATGGAGCCTGTGGGGAGGTGCGGCGTGCATGGTCACGAGCGGCCTGCTGGCCTTCATTTTTGAGTGGCGCACGGCGTTACGCGCCTTCTCCGGTTTGCGGAGTATTTTCCGCCGTAAGGAGAAAAGCAAAACCGACGATCCGATGGAGCACATCGAAGTGCCGGGAACATGGTTTGCGGGCGGCATGATCATCGGGACGATCGGCATCGTAACTTTGGCGGCGCTGTACTTCAATATTCCGGTTTGGATGTCGCTGTTGGCCGTTGTGCTGTCGTTCTTCCTGGCGCTGGTGGCCTGCCGTGCTTGCGGTGAAACTGACACGACACCGGTCGGCGCGATGGGCAAGATCACGCAGTTGACATTCGGTGCAATTGCTCCGCGGCAGATGAATACGAATCTGATGTCCGCCTGTATCACCGCCGGCGTGGCCGACTCGGCCTCGGACTTGTTGACCGACCTGAAGAGCGGCTACGTTCTCGGGGCCAATGCGCGCAAGCAGTTTCTGGCGCAGTTTGCGGGCATCTTCATCGGCACGGCGGTCACGGTCCCGGCGTTCTTTCTGGTCGTGCCTGACGTTTCAATATTGGGTTCGACGCAATTCCCCGCGCCAGCCGCGCAGGTGTGGGCCTCAGTAGCGCGGCTGTTGTCGAACGGTTTTGAATCCCTGCATCCGACCGCGCGCGCCGCACTCATTATCGGCGGAATTGTCGGACTGTTGATTCCGATGGCAGAACGGCTCTTTCCGAAGTGGCAGAAGTGGATACCTTCGGCGATGGGGTTGGGATTAGCGTTCGTCCTGCCATTTTACAATGCTCTCTCGATGTTTGTCGGCGGCGTGATTGGGCTGCTGTATTCCAAATGGCGCCCCGCGAACGCGGACCAGTTTGTCGTCGCGTCGGCATCCGGCATTATCGCCGGAGAGAGTCTCATGGGCATCTTCATCACACTGATGGGTGCGTTGGGCTGGCTGTAG
- a CDS encoding hydroxymethylglutaryl-CoA lyase: MQPYLLHEVGLRDGLQMEKQVVPLAVKIRWAEQLIAAGSDMLQLGSFVHPEKVPQMADTDALFRYFTQEQPAPSHVVLSGLVLNEKGLDRGLACGVQMFCLGVSASDTHSKKNTGMGTDEATDRIIAAASAAKAAGKRVQVSVQSAFGCGFEGAIPVERVLNIVSRYFDAGLNAVSLADTSGHALPEQVETLFTRVLKMNPQAECACHLHNTYGLGLANCRAAMNSGVRVFESAIGGLGGCPFTKVAGGNVCTEDLVHYWQRAGLRPELKLAEFIAVARDVAGHFERELPGMVYKSGPVNYALPH; this comes from the coding sequence ATGCAGCCGTATCTGCTTCATGAAGTCGGCCTGCGGGACGGTCTGCAAATGGAAAAGCAGGTCGTACCGCTGGCCGTCAAGATAAGATGGGCCGAGCAGTTGATCGCCGCCGGCTCAGATATGCTACAGCTCGGTTCGTTTGTGCATCCGGAAAAGGTGCCGCAGATGGCGGACACGGATGCTCTGTTCCGCTATTTCACTCAGGAGCAACCTGCGCCGTCGCATGTTGTGCTGTCGGGCCTCGTTCTAAACGAGAAAGGCCTTGACCGCGGATTGGCCTGCGGCGTGCAGATGTTCTGTCTCGGCGTTTCGGCCAGCGATACGCACAGCAAGAAGAACACGGGCATGGGCACGGACGAAGCGACTGACCGCATTATCGCGGCGGCGTCGGCCGCCAAGGCGGCGGGCAAGCGCGTTCAAGTGTCGGTGCAATCGGCGTTCGGCTGCGGTTTCGAGGGTGCGATCCCTGTCGAACGCGTGCTGAACATTGTCTCGCGCTATTTTGACGCGGGGCTTAACGCCGTCTCACTTGCCGACACGTCGGGCCATGCGCTGCCCGAACAGGTCGAAACGCTGTTCACCCGCGTGCTCAAGATGAATCCGCAGGCGGAGTGCGCTTGTCACCTGCACAACACTTACGGATTGGGATTAGCCAACTGTCGCGCCGCCATGAATTCCGGCGTGCGTGTTTTCGAATCGGCCATTGGGGGACTCGGCGGCTGCCCGTTCACGAAAGTTGCCGGCGGCAACGTTTGCACCGAAGATCTTGTGCACTACTGGCAGCGCGCCGGTTTGCGGCCGGAGCTTAAGCTCGCGGAGTTTATCGCCGTGGCGCGTGACGTCGCCGGTCATTTTGAACGAGAGTTACCGGGCATGGTGTATAAATCCGGGCCCGTGAATTACGCACTTCCACATTGA